The following are from one region of the Synechococcus sp. CBW1108 genome:
- a CDS encoding efflux RND transporter periplasmic adaptor subunit produces the protein MPLRRELPAVALCGLALLTGCTPSTPEAARPIVVDTIEARPVTFRQEVATISTLDAVEAVQLAAQAGGRIQELRIRQGDRVRPGQLLVVLDQAQLQAEVMSLRSEQAKDRLNYERFAFLARVGAASILQRDELRQGYIAATASLRAREADLGFRDLRSPIAGTVGDVTVKIGDVIRAGDPFTTVIRNGELTARIDVPARLRNRVRPGQTVILEDPGSSQPLVRGVVASIDPSVDVGNQVLLVKATYDNRNGNLRNGLRVRTRLVLASTNQLSVPVGSVIQSSGQSYVYRLGTLQELERDPGQAPLERLRQLPPNSRFALQTRVQLGSLQDARYPVLQGLDARALVISSNLLSLRHGLPVQQAQSQ, from the coding sequence ATGCCCCTTCGGCGCGAACTGCCGGCGGTCGCACTTTGCGGCCTCGCGCTGTTGACGGGCTGCACTCCCTCAACCCCTGAGGCGGCCAGGCCCATTGTGGTCGACACGATCGAGGCTCGCCCCGTCACCTTCCGCCAGGAGGTGGCCACGATCAGCACCCTTGATGCAGTGGAGGCGGTGCAGCTGGCGGCCCAGGCCGGCGGCCGGATCCAAGAGCTGCGCATTCGTCAGGGGGACCGGGTGCGGCCTGGCCAGCTGCTGGTGGTGCTCGATCAGGCGCAGCTGCAGGCCGAGGTGATGAGCCTGCGCTCCGAACAGGCTAAGGACAGGCTCAACTATGAGCGGTTTGCTTTCCTGGCCCGGGTGGGGGCGGCCAGCATCTTGCAGCGCGATGAGCTGCGCCAGGGCTACATCGCCGCTACCGCCAGCCTGCGAGCCCGGGAGGCAGACCTTGGCTTCCGCGACCTTCGCTCCCCAATCGCTGGGACGGTCGGGGATGTGACGGTCAAGATTGGGGATGTGATCCGGGCCGGCGACCCCTTCACCACCGTGATCCGCAACGGCGAGCTCACGGCCCGCATCGACGTGCCAGCCCGGCTGCGCAACCGGGTGCGGCCTGGCCAGACGGTGATCCTGGAGGATCCGGGCAGCAGCCAGCCCCTGGTGCGCGGTGTTGTCGCATCGATCGATCCCAGTGTCGATGTCGGCAATCAGGTACTGCTGGTGAAGGCCACCTATGACAACAGGAACGGCAACCTGCGCAATGGCCTGCGGGTACGCACCCGCCTGGTTTTGGCCAGCACCAACCAGTTATCGGTGCCTGTGGGTTCCGTCATCCAGTCCTCCGGCCAGAGTTATGTGTACCGTCTCGGTACGCTGCAGGAGCTGGAGCGGGATCCGGGCCAGGCGCCCCTGGAGCGGCTGCGGCAGCTGCCGCCGAATAGCCGTTTCGCCCTGCAGACCCGCGTGCAGCTCGGTTCCCTGCAGGATGCTCGCTACCCGGTGCTGCAGGGCTTGGACGCCAGGGCCCTAGTGATCAGCAGCAACCTACTCAGCCTGCGCCATGGCCTGCCGGTGCAGCAGGCCCAGTCGCAGTAA
- a CDS encoding efflux RND transporter permease subunit encodes MSASNRFILRPVLTTVCSLLIVIAGLIALPILPIENLPDIAPPTVQVSARYQGADAVSVEEGLTAVLEQQINGVENMEFITSTSAADGSSAISVAFASGTDGAINQVNVQNRVALATPQLPAEVRQSGVTVSQASNSILLVYNLVSTDPARPYSVETLSGKLDQGLTDQVRRVRGVGEITYFGNRRLAIRVWLDPDRLTQQKLSAADVVAALQSQNRLVPAGRIGGAPAPAGQPFTFSVQLQGRLLQNEDFENLILRNTGDGALVRLRDVGRVSLGGESYDISATDLRGVPSVGLAIYQLSGSNALEVSKGVEQVLAEFQAGLPPGMKLEKIYDVTDFISASIEGVSNSLRDAVVLVVLILFLFLQDWKATLVPAIAIPVALVGTFAFVKVFGFSLNQLTLFGLVLATGLVVDDAITVIEGTATRRAEGLTALEAAKATMAELFGAVLATSLVLFAVFLPVLFFPGATGTIYRQFAATILFAIAISTFNALTFSPMLSALLLSRQDQEPSRRTYAIAGALLGFLYGLLVSGGGVLPALGMLILAALLGYGLSQVSGRPLLLPVCGAGAVAGLLLAGLSSPFLALLCSGIGVSAGWFTPWIFQAFNAFYGRAERAYDSALSGVLRHRGTVMAALLGGIVLTAVAFNAIPSGFVPVEDQGYAIGIVQAPEGSSDAITSSINRRVAAILAEEKAITAAAVFSGASLSGNAPNRGLFFFGTTNWQERSAPDQSMEAIVARLNRRFASLRGARVIAIQPPSIPGYGNAGGFEFQLLDRSGGGLSLPQFFNAARRLIQNANAQPELKGVFTQFSPEAPQMEITVDRARLASLGIDFGQAMQTLSLNFGGAYINDTFQEGRVRRVFVQADAPYRSTPQRLEDLYVPSAKGQPVSLSEFIDISPSTGPAVIPHFNLYRSIKVEGEAAAGRSSGQAIVAIQKVFDQLGVSGISSDWTGLSREEVKAGSLAIVIFAMGILVVYLVLAGQYESLSDPLIILMTVPAAMLGALLFLSLRGEVLNIYAQVGLVMLIGLAAKNGILIVDQANQRLADGLPALEAAREASRARLRPIVMTAISSLFGFLPLVLASGAGARSQTSLGTVVFGGLLAATLLSLFVVPVFYVVMKSWLGGGPAYGSAGLPEPIAAAPEPGP; translated from the coding sequence ATGTCCGCCTCCAACCGTTTCATCCTCAGGCCGGTGCTCACCACGGTCTGCAGCCTGCTGATCGTGATCGCTGGGCTGATCGCTTTGCCGATCCTGCCGATTGAGAATCTTCCCGATATCGCCCCGCCGACGGTGCAGGTGAGCGCGCGCTATCAGGGCGCCGATGCGGTGAGTGTGGAAGAGGGCCTCACCGCGGTGCTGGAGCAGCAGATAAACGGGGTTGAAAACATGGAGTTCATCACCTCCACTAGTGCGGCCGATGGCAGCAGCGCTATCAGCGTCGCCTTCGCTAGTGGCACCGATGGCGCCATCAACCAGGTGAACGTCCAAAACCGGGTGGCGCTAGCCACCCCGCAGCTGCCCGCTGAGGTGCGCCAGTCGGGGGTGACTGTGAGTCAGGCCTCCAATTCGATTCTGCTCGTCTACAACCTGGTCAGCACGGATCCGGCCCGTCCTTACAGCGTCGAGACCCTCAGCGGCAAGCTGGATCAGGGGCTCACCGACCAGGTCCGGCGGGTGCGGGGCGTGGGGGAGATCACCTATTTCGGCAACCGCCGCCTGGCGATCCGGGTGTGGCTCGATCCCGACCGCCTCACCCAGCAGAAACTCAGTGCCGCCGATGTGGTGGCGGCCTTGCAGAGCCAGAACCGCCTGGTGCCGGCCGGGCGGATCGGTGGTGCGCCGGCGCCCGCTGGCCAGCCTTTCACATTCTCGGTGCAGCTGCAGGGCCGGTTGCTGCAAAACGAGGATTTCGAAAACCTGATCCTGCGTAACACCGGCGACGGGGCGCTGGTGCGGCTGCGGGATGTGGGCCGCGTCAGCCTTGGTGGCGAGAGTTACGACATCAGCGCCACCGATCTGCGCGGGGTGCCCTCGGTGGGCCTGGCCATCTATCAGCTCAGCGGCAGCAATGCCCTGGAGGTATCCAAGGGGGTCGAGCAGGTGCTTGCGGAGTTCCAGGCGGGCCTGCCGCCCGGGATGAAGCTCGAGAAGATCTACGACGTCACCGATTTCATCAGCGCTTCGATCGAAGGAGTTAGCAATTCGCTGCGCGATGCGGTGGTGCTGGTGGTGCTGATTCTGTTTCTGTTCTTGCAGGATTGGAAGGCGACGCTGGTGCCAGCGATCGCCATTCCAGTGGCGCTGGTGGGCACTTTCGCTTTTGTGAAGGTGTTCGGCTTCAGCCTCAATCAGCTAACCCTGTTCGGTTTGGTGCTGGCCACCGGCCTGGTTGTGGACGATGCGATCACCGTGATCGAGGGCACAGCGACGCGACGTGCCGAGGGGCTCACTGCCCTGGAGGCCGCCAAGGCGACGATGGCCGAGCTGTTCGGGGCGGTGCTTGCCACTTCGCTGGTGCTATTTGCCGTGTTTCTGCCGGTGCTGTTTTTCCCTGGCGCCACCGGCACGATCTACCGCCAGTTTGCGGCCACGATCTTGTTCGCGATCGCCATTTCCACCTTCAACGCGCTCACCTTCTCGCCGATGCTCTCGGCCCTGCTGCTCTCCCGCCAGGACCAGGAGCCCAGCCGCCGCACCTATGCCATTGCTGGCGCGCTGCTCGGATTCCTCTACGGCCTGCTGGTCAGCGGTGGTGGGGTGCTGCCGGCGCTGGGAATGCTGATCTTGGCCGCGCTGCTTGGTTACGGCCTCAGCCAGGTAAGTGGCCGGCCGCTGCTGCTGCCGGTCTGTGGCGCCGGAGCGGTGGCTGGCCTGCTGTTGGCTGGGCTGAGCAGCCCATTTTTGGCGCTGCTATGCAGTGGTATTGGTGTCAGCGCCGGCTGGTTCACCCCCTGGATCTTCCAGGCTTTCAATGCTTTCTACGGTCGGGCCGAGCGGGCCTACGACAGTGCCCTCAGCGGCGTGCTGCGCCATAGGGGCACGGTGATGGCGGCCCTACTAGGCGGCATCGTGCTCACTGCGGTGGCCTTCAACGCCATTCCTTCCGGCTTCGTGCCGGTGGAGGACCAAGGTTATGCGATCGGCATCGTCCAGGCTCCGGAGGGTAGCTCCGATGCGATCACAAGCTCGATCAACCGGCGGGTGGCAGCAATTCTGGCCGAGGAAAAAGCGATCACGGCGGCGGCTGTGTTCAGCGGCGCCAGCCTCAGCGGCAATGCCCCCAACCGCGGCTTGTTCTTCTTCGGCACCACTAATTGGCAGGAGCGCAGCGCGCCGGATCAGTCGATGGAGGCGATCGTGGCGCGGCTGAACCGACGCTTTGCCAGCCTGCGGGGGGCCAGGGTGATCGCCATCCAGCCTCCCTCAATTCCCGGCTATGGCAATGCCGGCGGCTTCGAGTTCCAGCTGCTCGATCGCAGCGGCGGCGGCCTGTCGCTGCCGCAGTTCTTCAACGCCGCCCGCCGGCTGATCCAGAATGCCAATGCCCAGCCTGAGCTGAAGGGGGTGTTCACCCAGTTCAGCCCTGAGGCTCCCCAGATGGAAATCACCGTGGACCGCGCCCGGTTGGCATCGCTGGGCATCGACTTCGGCCAGGCGATGCAGACGCTCAGCCTCAACTTCGGCGGCGCATACATCAACGACACCTTCCAGGAGGGCCGGGTGCGGCGGGTGTTTGTGCAGGCGGACGCTCCCTACCGCTCTACGCCGCAGCGACTGGAGGATCTCTACGTACCCAGCGCCAAGGGGCAGCCAGTGTCGCTGTCGGAGTTCATTGATATCAGCCCCTCCACCGGTCCGGCGGTGATCCCCCATTTCAACCTCTATCGCTCGATCAAGGTGGAGGGTGAGGCGGCAGCCGGCCGCAGCTCCGGCCAGGCGATAGTCGCCATCCAGAAGGTGTTCGATCAGCTGGGGGTGAGCGGCATCAGCTCCGACTGGACTGGCCTGTCGCGGGAGGAGGTGAAGGCCGGGTCGCTGGCGATCGTGATCTTCGCCATGGGAATTCTGGTGGTCTACCTAGTGCTGGCAGGTCAGTACGAGAGCCTCAGCGATCCGCTGATCATCCTGATGACGGTGCCCGCCGCCATGCTCGGGGCCCTGCTTTTCCTCAGCCTGAGGGGAGAGGTGCTCAACATTTATGCCCAAGTGGGTTTGGTGATGCTGATCGGTCTGGCGGCCAAAAATGGGATCCTGATCGTGGATCAGGCCAACCAGCGGCTGGCAGATGGGCTGCCGGCCTTGGAGGCGGCCCGGGAAGCGTCGCGGGCGAGGCTGCGGCCGATCGTGATGACGGCGATCTCCTCCCTGTTCGGCTTCCTGCCACTGGTACTCGCCAGCGGCGCTGGTGCCCGCAGCCAGACCTCCCTAGGCACGGTGGTGTTCGGCGGCCTGCTGGCGGCCACGCTGCTCAGTCTGTTTGTGGTGCCCGTCTTCTACGTGGTGATGAAGAGCTGGCTCGGCGGTGGTCCCGCGTACGGTTCAGCGGGTTTGCCTGAGCCGATAGCTGCTGCGCCGGAGCCCGGTCCATGA
- the crtH gene encoding carotenoid isomerase encodes MNSSPAPLTGASWDVIVIGAGIGGLVTASQLAAKGAKVLVLERYLIPGGSGGSFKRAGYTFDVGASMIFGFGEEGHTNLLTRALADVGQHCDTIPDPAQLEYHLPGGLNVAVDRDYGRFITDLSDRFPHEAKGIRAFYDACWQVFRCLDAMPLLSLEDPAYLAKVFFRAPLACLGLARWLPVNVGDVARRHISDPALLKFIDMECFCWSVMPADLTPMINAGMVFSDRHAGGINYPKGGVGVIAAKLVAGLESHGGSIRYRARVSQVLLENGQAVGVQLASGETIRARRVVSNATRWDTFAGEGSPATTLVDGAHTPAAETTWRRRYRPSPSFLSLHLGIDAALVPAGFHCHHLLLERWEEMEAEQRVIFVSMPTLLDPALAPPGHHILHSFTPSSMEHWQGLSPSAYRAKKQADADRLIGRLESILPGLRGAIRHREVGTPRSHRRFLGRMGGSYGPIPALRLPGLLPMPFNRTGIGGLYAVGDSCFPGQGLNAVAFSGFACAHRIGADLGLNPWRLPA; translated from the coding sequence GTGAACTCCAGTCCTGCACCCCTTACCGGCGCCAGCTGGGATGTGATTGTGATCGGCGCCGGCATCGGCGGCCTGGTCACAGCCTCCCAGTTAGCTGCCAAGGGGGCCAAGGTGCTGGTGCTTGAGCGCTACCTGATTCCAGGCGGGTCGGGCGGCAGCTTCAAGCGCGCCGGTTACACGTTTGACGTGGGCGCCTCGATGATCTTCGGCTTCGGCGAGGAGGGCCATACGAACCTGCTCACCCGCGCCCTGGCCGACGTGGGTCAGCACTGCGACACCATCCCCGATCCGGCCCAGCTCGAATACCACCTGCCCGGTGGTCTCAATGTGGCGGTCGACCGCGACTACGGGCGCTTCATCACCGACCTCTCGGACCGTTTCCCCCACGAGGCCAAGGGCATCCGCGCCTTCTATGACGCCTGCTGGCAGGTGTTTCGCTGCCTCGACGCGATGCCGCTGCTGTCGCTGGAGGATCCGGCCTATCTGGCCAAGGTTTTTTTCCGGGCACCGCTGGCCTGCCTGGGGCTGGCCCGCTGGCTGCCGGTGAACGTGGGCGACGTGGCCCGCAGGCATATCAGTGATCCGGCCCTGCTCAAGTTTATCGATATGGAGTGCTTCTGCTGGAGCGTGATGCCGGCCGATCTCACACCGATGATCAATGCCGGCATGGTGTTCTCCGATCGTCATGCCGGCGGCATCAACTACCCCAAAGGTGGCGTGGGCGTGATCGCCGCCAAGCTGGTGGCGGGGCTCGAAAGCCATGGTGGCTCCATTCGCTACCGGGCCCGGGTCTCCCAGGTGCTGCTGGAAAACGGCCAGGCCGTTGGGGTGCAGCTGGCCAGCGGCGAAACCATCCGCGCCCGCCGCGTGGTTAGCAATGCCACCCGCTGGGACACCTTCGCGGGCGAGGGTTCCCCAGCTACCACCCTCGTAGATGGGGCCCATACGCCGGCGGCCGAAACCACCTGGCGGCGGCGCTACCGGCCCTCGCCATCATTTCTCTCCCTGCACCTGGGTATCGATGCTGCCCTTGTGCCCGCTGGCTTCCACTGCCATCACCTGCTGCTTGAGCGCTGGGAGGAGATGGAGGCTGAGCAGAGGGTGATCTTCGTGTCGATGCCCACCCTGCTGGATCCTGCGCTGGCCCCCCCCGGCCACCACATCCTCCACAGCTTCACCCCCAGCTCCATGGAGCACTGGCAGGGGCTCAGCCCATCGGCTTACCGGGCCAAGAAACAGGCCGACGCCGATCGGCTGATTGGTCGCCTGGAATCGATCCTGCCGGGACTCAGGGGCGCCATTCGCCACCGGGAGGTGGGCACGCCCCGCAGCCACCGCCGCTTTCTGGGGCGCATGGGCGGCAGCTACGGGCCGATCCCGGCGCTACGGCTGCCGGGGCTGCTGCCAATGCCCTTCAACCGCACGGGCATCGGCGGCCTCTACGCCGTGGGGGATTCCTGTTTTCCTGGCCAGGGGCTCAATGCGGTTGCCTTCAGCGGTTTCGCCTGCGCCCATCGGATCGGCGCAGACCTGGGCCTCAATCCCTGGCGCCTGCCGGCCTGA
- a CDS encoding response regulator transcription factor — MQQGPQAGNQPQRVLVVDPHATLRTVLAQRLRQDGHLAAAVATAREALEVCQDQSPDLLISAELLDESSALRLAAQLRCPVMVLTARTGSEPVVTLLDAGADDVLRKPFGLEELAARCRTLLRRSGSGLQERVCVGPLEVHVLLRQVTLRDQPVELSPREFALLCALLMPPGVVRSRQELLRMAWPPFSGGPRSVDTQVLTLRRKLEQAGLGEGGGIETMRQQGYRFSLETLPEPAAAEEEPARQPLNSLA, encoded by the coding sequence ATTCAGCAGGGTCCCCAGGCTGGAAATCAGCCCCAGAGGGTGCTTGTGGTGGATCCCCATGCCACCCTGCGCACGGTGTTGGCCCAGCGCCTGCGTCAGGATGGCCACCTGGCTGCGGCCGTGGCGACCGCCCGGGAAGCCCTGGAGGTCTGTCAAGACCAGTCTCCGGATCTGTTGATCAGCGCCGAACTGCTGGATGAGAGTTCGGCCCTGCGGCTGGCGGCCCAGCTGCGCTGTCCCGTGATGGTGCTCACGGCCCGCACCGGCTCTGAGCCGGTTGTCACCCTGCTTGATGCGGGTGCCGACGACGTATTGCGCAAGCCCTTTGGCCTGGAAGAACTGGCCGCCCGCTGCCGCACCCTGCTGCGTCGCAGTGGCAGCGGCCTGCAGGAGAGGGTCTGCGTCGGCCCCTTGGAAGTCCATGTGCTGCTGCGCCAAGTCACCCTGCGCGACCAACCTGTGGAGTTGAGTCCGCGGGAATTTGCCCTGCTTTGTGCACTGCTGATGCCCCCCGGAGTGGTGCGCAGTCGCCAGGAGCTGTTGCGAATGGCCTGGCCTCCGTTCAGCGGTGGGCCCCGCTCGGTGGACACCCAGGTGCTCACCCTCAGGCGCAAACTCGAGCAGGCCGGCCTGGGCGAGGGGGGCGGCATCGAAACCATGCGCCAACAGGGCTATCGCTTCAGCCTCGAAACCCTGCCAGAGCCAGCTGCTGCCGAAGAAGAGCCCGCCCGCCAGCCCCTTAATAGCCTCGCCTGA
- a CDS encoding potassium channel family protein: protein MPWSRLASFGYLALGIVLIQGLSPEPRESATGGAPSKPYRLLGIAAIAFWLLWNLTPVEMRNTGIPVILLWTIFGGWSAIRLIQRLARESRINGAVLQGALAGYLMLGLASGLLLCGLETIQPGSFRGIDIGSGAVGLDHSVWGLNFAELNYFAFVSLTTMGYGDVVPMTAPASMICVMIAVTGTFYIAAVMGVLISRLTIQETEEVRNSSQKP from the coding sequence ATGCCCTGGAGTCGACTAGCCTCGTTCGGCTATCTGGCTCTGGGAATCGTCCTGATTCAGGGCTTAAGTCCAGAACCCAGGGAGTCCGCCACAGGAGGCGCGCCTTCCAAGCCCTACAGACTGCTCGGCATTGCTGCTATAGCTTTCTGGCTGTTATGGAACCTGACTCCCGTGGAGATGCGCAACACCGGCATCCCAGTGATCCTGTTATGGACAATATTCGGTGGCTGGAGTGCCATTCGGCTGATCCAGCGACTGGCGCGGGAATCCAGAATAAATGGGGCCGTGCTGCAGGGAGCCCTGGCTGGATATCTGATGCTGGGACTTGCCAGCGGTCTGTTGCTGTGCGGTCTGGAAACCATCCAGCCGGGCAGCTTCCGGGGCATTGACATCGGCAGCGGGGCAGTTGGCCTGGATCACTCGGTATGGGGGCTTAACTTTGCGGAGTTGAATTATTTTGCCTTCGTTAGTCTTACCACCATGGGCTATGGCGATGTAGTGCCCATGACAGCGCCAGCAAGCATGATCTGCGTGATGATCGCCGTTACGGGAACTTTTTACATAGCTGCTGTCATGGGGGTGCTGATCAGCAGGCTCACCATTCAGGAAACCGAGGAGGTACGCAATTCCTCCCAAAAACCATGA
- a CDS encoding MarC family protein, translated as MEPSTFQHYLIGLLAIGNNVSAIGAFLAQTHGLPRAKVKRMILITSGACLAMLVLFMLVGTAVLDFFGISISSFQIAGGLLLAGVGLEMMKSRQPSALDIKAIEIKDQAYCGSDAQLYASAVVPIAIPLTVGAGTFSAVILFANLADQATAKLNLLAAIAALVLVNHLVFSFSTRIVRFAGEAGLSIFTKIMGLFTLAIGVEFILRGLGTVYRQLH; from the coding sequence ATGGAACCGAGCACCTTTCAGCACTACTTGATCGGTCTGCTGGCAATCGGCAATAACGTTTCGGCAATTGGTGCCTTCCTGGCCCAAACCCACGGCCTGCCTCGCGCCAAGGTCAAGCGCATGATCCTGATCACCAGTGGGGCCTGCCTCGCCATGCTGGTGCTGTTCATGTTGGTTGGCACTGCGGTGCTGGATTTCTTCGGGATTTCGATAAGTTCCTTTCAGATTGCCGGCGGCCTGCTACTCGCCGGCGTGGGGCTTGAGATGATGAAATCACGCCAGCCCAGTGCCCTAGATATCAAGGCAATTGAAATCAAAGACCAGGCCTATTGCGGAAGTGATGCCCAGCTTTACGCCTCTGCTGTGGTGCCGATTGCCATCCCGCTGACGGTCGGCGCCGGCACATTTTCGGCCGTGATTCTCTTCGCCAATCTGGCCGATCAAGCAACAGCCAAGTTGAATTTACTTGCCGCAATCGCAGCCCTAGTACTGGTAAATCATCTGGTGTTCAGCTTCAGCACGCGAATTGTGCGATTTGCGGGTGAGGCGGGCCTCAGCATATTCACCAAGATCATGGGTCTGTTCACCCTGGCAATTGGAGTTGAATTCATCCTGCGGGGGCTGGGCACCGTCTACCGCCAGCTGCATTGA
- a CDS encoding photosystem II protein Y, which produces MDARLLLVVAPILLAASWAVFHIGRAAVGQLQLMLKRARA; this is translated from the coding sequence ATGGACGCTCGGCTGCTGCTGGTTGTCGCTCCGATCCTGCTGGCTGCGAGCTGGGCCGTCTTCCACATCGGTAGGGCCGCGGTGGGCCAGCTGCAGTTGATGCTTAAGCGCGCCCGCGCCTGA
- a CDS encoding DUF6761 family protein, with translation MTALQHPDAIRHFQSLCDACQDLAHRFHSPAELRLYADGYLHALRRTAVLDPLSQRRLEELIDRWIMDPSSFVGPDGDPRILYETGRR, from the coding sequence ATGACCGCGCTCCAGCATCCAGACGCCATCCGCCACTTCCAATCCCTGTGTGATGCCTGCCAGGATTTGGCCCACCGCTTCCACAGCCCTGCCGAGCTGCGCCTCTATGCAGACGGCTATTTGCATGCCTTGAGACGCACTGCGGTGCTCGATCCGCTCAGCCAAAGACGACTCGAGGAGCTGATCGACCGCTGGATCATGGATCCTTCCAGCTTTGTCGGGCCGGACGGAGACCCCCGCATCCTCTACGAAACGGGGCGTCGCTGA
- a CDS encoding glutamate decarboxylase → MSLPNRPAGLDLNSELGHRFSQLNLPTQIPRDQLAESGLGADLAYQLVHDHLMLDGNARLNLATFVGTWIEPEALLLMQECAEKNMIDKDEYPQTAELEERCLRILANLWHAENPDQTVGTSTTGSSEGCMLGGMVLKWHWRQRRQAAGLDDRRPNLVMGSNTQICWDKFCAYFDVEPRLVPITPQRLQLNGEEAAAHCDGNTIGVVGILGSTFDGSYEPIAEIQRCLDELEARDGLDIPIHVDAASGGFVAPFNSPDLLWDFRLPRVKSINTSGHKYGGVLPGVGWVLWREQAALPEELRFNVNYLGGQMPTIGMNFSRPGAQVVAQYFNFLHLGHAGYSQRMATLEAIACYLADSIAALSAFQLVSHPLGQLPVFAVQLDPAIENWSVFQLSEKLRARGWQVPAYTMPADCTQMAVLRFVVRAGFSRDMADQLLNDIRRAVQWFDGLSAPLPESNQDEQAFHH, encoded by the coding sequence GTGAGCCTGCCCAATCGTCCAGCGGGTTTGGATCTGAACTCCGAACTGGGCCATCGCTTCTCCCAGCTGAATCTGCCAACCCAGATTCCCCGCGATCAACTGGCTGAATCGGGCCTGGGGGCCGATCTGGCCTATCAGTTGGTGCACGATCACCTGATGCTGGATGGCAACGCACGGCTCAATCTGGCCACCTTTGTGGGCACCTGGATTGAGCCCGAAGCACTGCTGCTGATGCAGGAGTGCGCTGAAAAGAACATGATCGACAAGGACGAATATCCCCAGACGGCGGAGCTTGAGGAGCGCTGTCTGCGGATCCTGGCGAACCTCTGGCATGCGGAGAATCCCGACCAGACCGTTGGCACCTCCACCACGGGATCGAGTGAGGGCTGCATGTTGGGTGGCATGGTGCTCAAGTGGCACTGGCGCCAGCGGCGGCAGGCGGCGGGGCTGGATGACCGGCGCCCCAATCTGGTGATGGGCTCAAACACCCAGATCTGCTGGGACAAGTTCTGCGCCTATTTCGATGTGGAGCCCCGTCTGGTGCCGATCACGCCCCAGCGGCTCCAGCTCAACGGCGAGGAGGCTGCGGCCCATTGCGATGGGAACACGATCGGCGTGGTGGGCATTCTGGGCAGCACCTTCGATGGCAGCTATGAGCCCATCGCCGAGATTCAGCGCTGCCTGGATGAACTTGAGGCGCGCGATGGTCTGGACATCCCGATACACGTGGATGCGGCCTCCGGTGGATTTGTGGCACCCTTCAACTCGCCCGATCTGCTCTGGGATTTCCGCCTGCCGCGGGTGAAGTCGATCAATACCAGCGGTCACAAGTACGGCGGGGTGCTGCCCGGGGTGGGCTGGGTTCTGTGGCGCGAGCAGGCAGCCCTGCCAGAGGAGCTGCGCTTCAACGTCAACTATCTCGGCGGCCAGATGCCCACCATTGGCATGAACTTCTCCAGGCCGGGTGCCCAGGTAGTGGCCCAATATTTCAATTTCCTCCATCTGGGCCACGCTGGCTACAGCCAGCGCATGGCAACTCTTGAGGCGATCGCCTGTTATCTGGCCGACTCGATAGCCGCGCTTTCAGCCTTCCAGCTGGTGAGCCATCCCCTTGGCCAGTTACCGGTATTTGCAGTGCAATTGGATCCGGCGATTGAAAATTGGTCCGTATTTCAATTGTCTGAGAAATTACGCGCCCGTGGTTGGCAGGTGCCCGCCTACACCATGCCCGCCGATTGCACCCAGATGGCGGTGTTGAGGTTTGTGGTGCGGGCCGGCTTCAGCCGGGACATGGCCGATCAGCTGCTGAATGACATTCGCCGGGCCGTCCAATGGTTTGATGGCCTGTCCGCCCCCCTGCCCGAATCCAATCAGGATGAGCAAGCCTTTCATCACTGA
- a CDS encoding gamma carbonic anhydrase family protein, whose product MGCLTGTTPWPDPWPEPRIDPLAWVADSAVVIGDVRLAAGASLWPTAVARGDVCPILVGEGSNVQDGAVLHGDPGQPVTIGVDVTIGHRAVVHGATLEDGCLIGIGAIVLNGVTVGAGALVAAGSVVTRNVPAGALVMGAPAQVKRQLSAEAQAGQRQHARHYRQLAMAHAQARRENG is encoded by the coding sequence ATGGGATGTCTGACTGGCACCACTCCCTGGCCTGATCCCTGGCCTGAACCCAGGATTGATCCCCTGGCCTGGGTAGCGGATTCAGCCGTCGTCATTGGCGATGTGAGGCTTGCCGCCGGCGCCAGCCTCTGGCCCACCGCAGTGGCCCGCGGTGATGTCTGCCCGATCCTGGTGGGCGAGGGCAGCAACGTGCAGGACGGTGCGGTCCTCCATGGCGATCCGGGCCAGCCCGTGACCATCGGAGTTGACGTCACCATTGGCCACCGGGCGGTGGTGCATGGCGCCACCCTTGAGGACGGCTGTCTGATCGGAATTGGCGCGATCGTGCTCAATGGAGTCACGGTGGGGGCAGGGGCCCTGGTGGCCGCCGGCTCGGTGGTCACCAGGAATGTGCCCGCCGGTGCCCTGGTGATGGGAGCGCCTGCCCAGGTGAAGCGCCAACTCAGTGCCGAAGCCCAGGCCGGGCAACGCCAGCACGCCCGCCACTACCGGCAGTTGGCCATGGCCCACGCCCAGGCCCGCAGGGAAAACGGATGA